One stretch of Anas acuta chromosome W, bAnaAcu1.1, whole genome shotgun sequence DNA includes these proteins:
- the LOC137847222 gene encoding uncharacterized protein, whose translation MDKLLQKYKCAPSQAGKEFSQKFWKDEEKVVERIELCQASRKIGQRKGKSAICAVLGACLSCAQQETKETPAPKLISDAEHTALKSEIEVFKSSLAFERETGKTLGIRVDKLLDENNKLSIENDKLVTENDKLVTENDKLVSENDKLVHENNHLKQLLERVSHLLNKVQPCAPVKQIRGVLHNAEPESWDSDFWSDSDDGVEEISDSEPQSISLRPLVKTETAVDDNDEIRTTVRTIPLPPAELVKIQEKFSRRSGESEVEYVCRVSLKGGDRMMLSEEEVGGFWRPGVFLTTTPGADLAVAVQKAACIQAIYERDELRKSPMLAPIDLVWLTPLIRGLPDCLNMFVVNTQDRILAACRDDDSGCRQNPNSPIPTWSELVQDIDKYGHQMGWINSSSIKSQDHSRRVHQIHTKNPRYPKFKERLKPNRERGELWCQQKNSYPRGGQ comes from the coding sequence ATGGATAaactactgcaaaaatataaatgtgccccttcccaggcagggaaggagttttcccaaaagttttggaaagatgaggagaaagtgGTAGAGCGCATTGAGCTGTGTCAGGCTTCACGAAAGATTGGTCAAAGAAAGGGTAAAAGCGCgatttgtgctgtgttaggaGCCTGTTTGTCTTGTGCTCAGCAAGAAACTAAggaaactcctgctcccaaactgatctCTGATGCAGAACatacagctttgaaatcagagattGAGGTGTTTAAGTCATCATTGGCCTTTGAAAGGGAGACGGGAAAAACATTAGGAATCAGAGTGGATAAacttttggatgaaaataataaactttcCATTGAGAATGACAAACTTGTGACTGAAAATGACAAACTTGTGactgaaaatgataaacttgtgagtgaaaatgataaacttgtGCATGAGAATAATCATCTTAAACAATTGCTGGAGAGGGTTAGTCATCTGTTAAATAAAGTACAGCCTTGTGCTCCGGTCAAGCAGATTCGTGGAGTGCTGCATAATGCAGAACCTGAAAGCTGGGACAGTGATTTCTGGTCTGACAGTGATGATGGTGTTGAAGAGATTTCTGATTCTGAACCCCAATCCATTTCCTTGAGACCTTTGGTTAAGACTGAGACTGCTGTTGATGATAATGATGAAATCCGCACTACTGTGCGAACGATTCCATTGCCACCAGCAGAGTTggttaaaatacaggagaagttcTCAAGGCGGTCAGGGGAATCAGAAGTTGAGTATGTGTGTCGAGTTTCTCTTAAAGGAGGAGATCGAATGATGTTGAGTGAGGAAGAGGTAGGAGGCTTTTGGAGACCTGGAGTATTTTTAACCACCACACCAGGAGCTGACCTGGCtgtagcagtacagaaagcagcctgcattcaggcgatatatgaaagagatgaattaaGGAAATCCCCGATGTTAGCTCCTATTGATCTGGTTTGGTTAACCCCTCTCATCCGTGGACTCCCTGATTGTCTTAATATGTTTGTAGTAAACACCCAAGATCGCATACTAGCTGCTTGTAGGGATGATGATAGTGGTTGTAGGCAAAATCCTAACTCCCCTATTCCCACCTGGAGTGAATTGGTACAAGACATAGATAAGTACGGACACCAAATGGGCTGGATTAATTcatccagtattaaatcccaAGACCACTCTCGGCGAGTCCACCAAATCCACACTAAAAATCCCAGATATCCCAAATTCAAAGAGAGATTGAAACCTAATAGGGAACGAGGTGAGTTGTGGTGTCAGCAAAAAAACTCTTATCCCCGGGGAGGGCAATGA
- the LOC137847439 gene encoding uncharacterized protein, giving the protein MAELQATSGQLIQIGCRITNGSTYNRPTEITTVYTDSTRPQNYSTDCTKITEPNFDCWYNFAFTKPIIVYCLWSYRGTEILFEFMVNTETSSTTKDKKPLPPQILENEPTQPPIGLTPSIFKTGPYIIKNVGQQQILFNPSWSLKRVELALHINISEINSKCTTFLRTAYTGWLAWLHGRSLKQSQRIPWDATGLLGTGLGILNSIDAEVLMSRVTATTDDLRKLEQPIKSSLLALGANQWILSDILPHWEQIEENDHQLIVNALGKAQGNTSLALSCIQAQLWIQSVAAAIIREGEGGTLPTEIRKLIWDNASEFEKEFQAWWQLVNFTHYAENDKIVAFILTISNATVYNVYPIIALGLNHNGTILYPKEHKVWAHQKGGKWQTIDVNACIVREQKGFICESNTLESQDICLDAEQNICHFEIHPNETLKTVLVYIGKGCVCMRTHCDSIVVDDTVVDTSNHSNVCVCNFTKILGCNFKYSAPVTSYQLIASNYILLHELLPTPIGMNLTLVKKLLVHEDLKQLMTQVRENGQKTLITELPIPLN; this is encoded by the coding sequence ATGGCTGAACTCCAAGCCACATCTGGCCAGCTAATACAAATTGGTTGTCGAATAACTAATGGATCCACTTATAATCGGCCTACTGAAATTACGACAGTATACACTGATTCTACTAGACCACAAAATTATAGTACTGATTGTACTAAAATAACAGAACCAAATTTTGATTGCTGGTACAATTTTGCTTTCACCAAACCTATAATTGTGTACTGTCTTTGGAgttacagaggcacagaaatattatttgaattCATGGTTAATACAGAAACATCATCGACTACAAAGGATAAGAAGCCTCTGCCTCCGCAGATACTTGAAAATGAACCGACTCAGCCCCCCATTGGTCTAACTCCCTCCATCTTCAAAACAGgtccttacataattaaaaatgtgggacaacaacaaattctctttaaCCCTAGTTGGTCCCTAAAAAGGGTAGAGCTAGCGCTGCACATTAATATCTCTGAAATTAACTCGAAATGTACCACCTTTCTGAGAACTGCCTACACTGGCTGGTTAGCATGGTTACATGGACGTTCTCTAAAACAATCTCAGCGCATACCATGGGATGCAACTGGGTTATTAGGGACAGgattaggtatattaaatagcattgatgCTGAGGTCTTAATGAGTAGAGtaactgctactacagatgacctaaggaaattggaacaaccaataaaatcatccttattgGCTTTAGGAGCAAATCAATGGATTCTATCAGATATTTTACCCCATTGGGaacaaattgaggaaaatgatcatcaattaattgtaaatgcccttggaaaagcccaaggcaatacctcccttgccttgagctgTATCCAAGCGCAGTTATGGAtacaatctgtagcagcagctattattagagaaggagaaggaggaactttgcccactgaaattcgaaaattgatttgggataatgcttcagaatttgaaaaagaatttcaagcttggtggcaattagtcaactttacccattatgcagaaaatgataaaattgttgcctttatacttactataagtaatgccaccgtatacaatgtatatccaatcattgcattaggactcaaccataatggaactatactttatcctaaagagcataaagtatgggcccatcaaaagggaggaaagtggcaaacaattgatgtaaatgcatgcattgtgcgtgaacaaaaaggtttcatctgtgaaagtaacACGCTGGAAtctcaagacatttgtcttgacgCTGAGCAAAACATTTGCCACTTTGAGATACATCCTAATGAAACCCTTAAAACtgtacttgtatatattgggaaaggttgtgtttgtATGAGAACTCATTGTGATTCTATAGTCGTAGATGATACAGTGGTAGATACCAGTAATCActctaatgtttgtgtttgcaattttaccaaaattctaggatgtaattttaaatactcagctcctgtcacttcttatcaacttattgcatctaattatattctgcttcatgaactgctgcctactcctattggaatgaacctcaccttggtgaagaaattgctggtacatgaggacctgaagcagctgatgacACAAGTccgagaaaatggacaaaagactcTGATTACTGAGCTTCCTATTCCATTGAACTGA